One Rhizobium sp. NRK18 genomic window carries:
- a CDS encoding class I fructose-bisphosphate aldolase, with product MSERLEDIAVKMVTGGKGLLAADESTSTIKKRFDTIGLESTADSRRDYREMLFRADEAMNDYISGVILYEETLFQKAADGTPLVELIKAAGSIPGIKVDTGAKPMALAPGETITEGLDGLADRLARYHEAGARFAKWRGVIAISDTLPTYGSLKANAHALARYAALCQEAGIVPIVEPECLMDGKPGNHDIARCVEVTEFVLRTVFNELAEMKVDLEGMVLKPNMVIDGKNARKASVAEVAERTVRVLKATVPAAVPGIAFLSGGQSTEEATAHLSAMNATYDMPWALTFSYGRALQEDALKAWGGKCENVAAGQRAFTHRARMNSLAAKGSWKKDLEKAA from the coding sequence ATGAGCGAGCGCCTCGAAGACATTGCTGTGAAAATGGTGACCGGAGGCAAAGGCCTGCTGGCAGCCGACGAATCCACCTCCACCATCAAGAAGCGGTTTGACACGATCGGTCTGGAATCGACCGCCGACAGCCGCCGCGACTATCGCGAGATGCTGTTTCGCGCCGACGAGGCGATGAACGACTACATCTCCGGCGTCATCCTCTATGAGGAAACCCTCTTCCAGAAGGCCGCCGACGGCACGCCGCTCGTCGAGCTGATCAAGGCCGCCGGCTCCATTCCGGGCATCAAGGTCGACACCGGCGCCAAGCCGATGGCGCTTGCCCCCGGCGAAACCATCACCGAGGGCCTCGACGGCCTCGCCGACCGGCTCGCGCGTTACCATGAGGCCGGCGCCCGTTTCGCCAAGTGGCGCGGCGTGATCGCCATTTCCGACACACTGCCGACCTACGGCTCGCTGAAGGCCAACGCCCATGCACTGGCCCGCTACGCAGCCCTCTGCCAGGAAGCCGGCATCGTGCCGATCGTCGAGCCGGAGTGCCTGATGGACGGCAAGCCGGGCAACCACGACATCGCCCGCTGCGTGGAAGTCACCGAATTCGTGCTGCGCACCGTCTTCAACGAATTGGCCGAGATGAAGGTCGATCTCGAGGGCATGGTGCTAAAGCCGAACATGGTCATCGACGGCAAGAACGCCCGCAAGGCGTCTGTCGCCGAAGTCGCGGAACGCACCGTGCGCGTCTTGAAAGCGACCGTTCCCGCCGCGGTGCCGGGCATTGCCTTCCTGTCCGGCGGCCAGTCGACCGAAGAGGCGACGGCCCATCTCTCGGCCATGAATGCAACCTATGACATGCCTTGGGCCTTGACCTTCTCGTATGGACGTGCTCTGCAAGAGGACGCTTTGAAGGCGTGGGGCGGCAAGTGCGAGAACGTCGCTGCCGGCCAGCGGGCGTTTACGCACCGCGCACGCATGAACAGCCTGGCTGCCAAGGGCAGCTGGAAAAAGGATCTTGAAAAGGCAGCATAA